GCAACGAGAAGACCGAAAACACCTTCGCGGAGAGCGGTCAGCCCTGGTGAGGGTGCCAAGCGCGGGTTGGCAGCGAAAACCCGAGGTTGGCGGTGATGCGGGGGTAAGTGTGCGGAAATGCGGCACATGCCGTGGGCACTGGGCTTGCTGTAGGTCCTGGCGTGAAGACCCAACGCCCCTTGTTCCTCGTGTTTCTCCTCGCTCTGTTCGCGGCCGCCTGCGTGGCGCCTCCAGAGGACTCCGCCGATCCCGCGGAAGGCGTGCCGGGCGGGGACGAGGCGCTGATTGCCACCAGCAGCGATGCGCTCTCCAGCATCGACTGCTCGGAGTCTTCGGACACGGGCTACACGTCGGGTAAGGCGTTTGCCATCACCGTGGTGACGGTGGACGGCAAGAAGGTCGAGAAGGACACGGCCAACGCCTACTACGTGATGGCGAAGGCCGCGGCCGCCGCGGGCGTGAACTTGAAGATCGTGAGCGGCTTCCGCACCATGGCGGAGCAGCAGTACCTCTATAACTGCTACGTCAACTGCAGCTGCAACAACTGTAACCTCGCCGCCAAACCTGGCTACAGCAATCACCAGAGCGGCCACGCTCTGGACTTGAACACGTCCGCGAGCGGCGTGCTCACTTGGCTCAACAACCACGGCGCGACCTACGGGTTCAAGCGCACCGTGCCCAGCGAGACGTGGCACTGGGAGTGGTGGGGTGGTGGCCCCGGCGGTGGTCCGTGCGGCAAGGCGAAGTACGCCGGCGAGTCCCTCGGCCTCAGCGGCCAGAGCTATCCCATCGTGTCGCAGGGCGCGGTGGAGGTGGAGGTCGGTGAAACCGTCACCGGTTGGGTGAAGCTCAAGAACATCGGCACGGAAACGTGGAAGGCCGGCACCGTGAAGCTGGCGCCCATCCCTCGGGACAAGCCGAGCCCCTTCGCGAGCCCCAGCTGGCTCTCGGATCACCGCATCTCGACGCCCAGCGCAGACGTTAAGCCCGGCAGCGTCGGGG
This portion of the Polyangiaceae bacterium genome encodes:
- a CDS encoding D-alanyl-D-alanine carboxypeptidase family protein, with the translated sequence MKTQRPLFLVFLLALFAAACVAPPEDSADPAEGVPGGDEALIATSSDALSSIDCSESSDTGYTSGKAFAITVVTVDGKKVEKDTANAYYVMAKAAAAAGVNLKIVSGFRTMAEQQYLYNCYVNCSCNNCNLAAKPGYSNHQSGHALDLNTSASGVLTWLNNHGATYGFKRTVPSETWHWEWWGGGPGGGPCGKAKYAGESLGLSGQSYPIVSQGAVEVEVGETVTGWVKLKNIGTETWKAGTVKLAPIPRDKPSPFASPSWLSDHRISTPSADVKPGSVGEFPLDITGSVEGESLLELGWVAEGITWFADSGGPKDGYFAVKVKVVPSTKPPGTGGQGGAAGATGSGGSGSGGDAGAAGTTGAGGSAGSSWGDGGVIGAAGKGSSGTKVLADPGSDGGCSVSTERAPTPSWPWLTMAALGLALIRRKRG